The Paraburkholderia sp. ZP32-5 genome includes a window with the following:
- a CDS encoding carboxymuconolactone decarboxylase family protein — translation MSSYPVHTLESAPEQSRPVLQQLQQTFGMIPNIAAKMAASPVLINGFIGLFERVHASSLSEPQIQTLLLTNAVTNASEWPAAFHTALALQAGIAAADVDAIRQGKLPSDHKLAALSVLARTLIEKRGRIHESDHNRFLEAGFNNEQILEVIAVVAASAITNYTSSVTKPPLEAQFEEFAWHAPAR, via the coding sequence ATGTCCAGCTACCCCGTTCACACGCTCGAATCCGCTCCCGAGCAATCGCGCCCGGTGCTCCAGCAACTGCAGCAGACATTCGGCATGATCCCGAACATCGCCGCGAAGATGGCCGCATCGCCGGTGCTGATCAACGGCTTCATCGGGTTGTTCGAGCGCGTGCATGCGAGCAGTCTGAGCGAGCCGCAGATTCAGACGCTCCTGCTAACGAACGCAGTCACGAACGCCAGCGAATGGCCCGCCGCGTTTCACACCGCGCTTGCGTTGCAGGCAGGCATCGCAGCGGCCGATGTCGATGCGATCCGGCAGGGCAAATTGCCCAGCGACCACAAACTGGCCGCACTATCCGTGTTGGCTCGCACGCTGATAGAAAAACGCGGCCGCATCCACGAATCGGATCACAATCGCTTCCTGGAAGCCGGGTTCAACAATGAGCAGATACTCGAGGTCATTGCGGTGGTCGCCGCATCGGCGATTACGAACTACACGAGCAGTGTCACCAAGCCGCCGCTCGAAGCGCAATTCGAAGAGTTTGCCTGGCACGCACCCGCACGCTAA
- a CDS encoding class II glutamine amidotransferase — protein MCRWLAYSGNPLQLETVLFNAKHSLIDQSLHSRLGHTTTNGDGFGIGWYGHRTDIPFRYRCIQPAWSDRNLREAARAIHAPLFVAHIRAATDTPSQETNCHPFRHGRWLFAHNGLVRNYPVVRRDLMVAIAPELFPSIEGSTDSEVLFFLALTFGLELAPVTALKRMVAFVEETGRRHGVEEPLNMTVCATDGEQIVAARYSSERQSRSLFHNTSFRHLHELYPDDPRIAMAGPDAFLVLSEPLADLPGWWQEIPESTVVVARDGDIEQFPFEPEAA, from the coding sequence ATGTGCCGCTGGCTCGCTTATTCCGGCAACCCGCTTCAACTCGAAACGGTGCTGTTCAACGCGAAGCATTCGCTGATCGACCAGAGCCTGCACTCGCGGCTCGGCCACACGACCACCAACGGCGACGGCTTCGGAATCGGCTGGTACGGACACCGGACCGACATCCCGTTTCGCTACCGCTGCATTCAACCGGCGTGGAGCGATCGCAATCTGCGTGAAGCGGCGCGTGCGATCCACGCACCGCTGTTCGTCGCGCACATTCGCGCGGCGACCGATACCCCATCGCAGGAAACCAACTGTCATCCGTTTCGCCACGGTAGATGGCTGTTTGCGCACAACGGTCTCGTGCGCAACTATCCGGTGGTGCGTCGCGATCTGATGGTCGCGATTGCTCCCGAACTGTTCCCGTCGATCGAGGGATCGACGGATTCTGAAGTGCTGTTCTTTCTCGCGCTGACGTTCGGTCTCGAACTGGCGCCCGTCACCGCGCTGAAACGAATGGTCGCGTTCGTCGAAGAGACCGGCCGCCGCCACGGCGTGGAGGAACCGCTGAACATGACCGTGTGCGCGACCGACGGCGAACAGATCGTCGCGGCGCGCTATTCGAGCGAACGGCAGTCACGTTCGCTGTTTCACAACACGTCGTTCCGTCATCTTCACGAGTTGTATCCGGACGACCCGCGTATCGCGATGGCCGGGCCGGATGCGTTTCTGGTGCTGTCGGAGCCGCTCGCCGATTTGCCGGGATGGTGGCAGGAGATCCCGGAAAGTACGGTGGTGGTCGCTCGCGATGGCGACATCGAGCAGTTTCCGTTTGAGCCTGAGGCGGCGTGA
- a CDS encoding Gfo/Idh/MocA family protein — translation MATDQIVWGILGAAKINDKVVVPMHNAPKCRVKGIASRSPDKAREAATKYGLAVAYDSYEALLADPEIDAVYIPLPNHLHVEWTIRSVEAGKHVLCEKPIGLDEQQVERLIAARDKTGRYIQEAFMVRTHPQWLQVRTLIGEGAIGELRAVTGGFTYHNTNAQNIRNKKELGGGGLLDIGCYPITTSRFTIGREPSRVVAMIEEDPTFKVDRLGSVLMDFDGVQASFFYSTQTYPYQRMQFHGTKGRLEVEIPFNAPTDRPARLLLSEHTADGIATDRWLELPVCDQYGVAAATFAEAILSGSTQAISLEDARANMRVIDAVFRSAQSGAWEKIQRN, via the coding sequence ATGGCAACGGATCAAATTGTGTGGGGAATTCTGGGCGCGGCAAAGATCAACGACAAGGTCGTCGTGCCCATGCACAACGCGCCGAAGTGTCGAGTGAAGGGCATCGCGTCGCGCTCTCCGGACAAGGCGCGGGAAGCCGCTACCAAATATGGTCTGGCTGTCGCCTACGACAGTTACGAAGCGCTCCTCGCGGATCCGGAAATCGACGCCGTCTATATTCCGCTGCCCAATCATCTGCACGTGGAATGGACGATCCGTTCCGTCGAAGCGGGCAAGCACGTGCTGTGTGAAAAACCGATTGGCCTCGACGAGCAACAGGTCGAACGACTGATCGCCGCGCGCGACAAAACAGGACGGTATATCCAGGAAGCCTTCATGGTCCGCACGCATCCGCAATGGTTGCAAGTGAGAACATTGATCGGCGAAGGTGCGATTGGCGAATTGCGCGCGGTCACCGGCGGCTTCACCTATCACAACACGAACGCACAGAATATTCGCAACAAGAAAGAGCTGGGTGGTGGTGGCCTGCTCGATATCGGCTGCTACCCGATCACGACCTCGCGCTTCACTATCGGGCGTGAACCATCGCGAGTGGTCGCGATGATCGAGGAAGACCCGACGTTCAAAGTGGATCGGCTCGGCTCCGTGCTGATGGACTTCGACGGTGTTCAGGCAAGCTTCTTTTATTCGACCCAGACCTATCCGTATCAACGGATGCAATTTCACGGCACCAAGGGCAGACTCGAAGTCGAGATTCCATTCAATGCACCAACCGATCGACCGGCGCGCCTGCTATTGAGTGAACACACAGCCGATGGTATCGCGACCGATCGCTGGCTCGAATTGCCGGTGTGCGATCAATATGGCGTTGCGGCTGCTACGTTTGCAGAAGCGATACTGAGTGGCAGCACGCAGGCTATTTCATTAGAAGATGCGCGCGCAAATATGCGAGTGATCGATGCGGTATTCCGCTCGGCGCAATCGGGTGCGTGGGAGAAGATCCAGCGAAATTAA
- a CDS encoding branched-chain amino acid ABC transporter substrate-binding protein, producing MRYSTTIAAALVAAGFTLSAHAQVVVTIGHSAPLTGPQAPNGKDNENGARLAIDELNKSGVTVAGQKVTFKLDSEDDQADPKIGVQVAQKLVDSGVVAVVGPYNSGVAIPASRVYNTGGVPMLPVASNPALTKQGFKNIFRIGASDEQLGGTMGQFAAKTLKAKTAAVIDDRTAYGQGVAEQFIKQAKANGIQIVDQEFTNSSATDFLGILTTIKAKNPDVIFFGGYAAQGAPMAKQMRQRGLRAKLLGGDGICSADMGKVAGDAASIVYCAQGGIALDKTAAGREFLQKYKAAYNIDTQVYAVSYYDGVKMLADAMVKAGTTTDKAKLIATLAKENYKGVAGTYSFDEYGDLKGAPTTVYVIKNGLPVPYGQ from the coding sequence ATGCGCTATTCAACAACAATTGCAGCGGCCCTGGTGGCTGCAGGCTTCACGCTGTCCGCCCATGCCCAGGTCGTCGTCACGATCGGTCACTCGGCGCCGTTGACCGGCCCGCAGGCTCCCAACGGCAAAGACAACGAAAACGGCGCGCGGCTCGCCATCGATGAACTGAACAAGTCGGGCGTGACCGTCGCCGGCCAGAAAGTCACGTTCAAGCTCGATTCGGAGGACGACCAGGCGGACCCGAAGATCGGCGTCCAGGTCGCGCAAAAGCTGGTGGATAGCGGCGTGGTGGCGGTCGTCGGACCGTACAACTCGGGCGTCGCGATTCCGGCGTCGCGTGTCTACAATACCGGCGGCGTGCCGATGCTGCCGGTCGCATCGAACCCGGCGCTGACGAAGCAGGGCTTCAAGAACATCTTCCGTATCGGCGCGAGCGACGAACAACTCGGCGGCACGATGGGGCAGTTCGCGGCGAAAACGCTGAAAGCCAAAACTGCGGCAGTGATCGACGATCGCACCGCGTACGGCCAGGGCGTCGCCGAGCAGTTCATCAAGCAGGCGAAGGCGAATGGCATCCAGATCGTCGATCAGGAGTTCACCAATTCGTCGGCCACTGACTTTCTCGGCATTCTCACCACGATCAAGGCGAAAAACCCGGACGTGATCTTCTTCGGCGGTTACGCGGCGCAGGGCGCACCGATGGCCAAGCAGATGCGTCAACGCGGCTTGCGCGCGAAGCTGCTCGGCGGCGACGGCATCTGCTCGGCCGATATGGGTAAGGTCGCGGGAGACGCCGCGTCGATCGTGTATTGCGCGCAAGGCGGTATTGCGCTCGATAAGACCGCTGCCGGCCGCGAGTTTCTGCAAAAATACAAGGCCGCGTACAACATCGATACGCAGGTCTACGCCGTCAGCTACTACGATGGCGTTAAGATGCTGGCCGACGCGATGGTGAAGGCCGGCACGACCACTGACAAGGCGAAACTGATTGCCACCCTGGCCAAGGAAAACTACAAAGGCGTTGCCGGCACCTATTCATTCGACGAGTACGGCGATCTGAAGGGCGCGCCGACCACCGTCTATGTGATCAAGAACGGCTTGCCGGTTCCGTACGGCCAGTAA
- the lhpH gene encoding trans-3-hydroxy-L-proline dehydratase — protein sequence MKISRTISTVEVHTGGEAFRIVTSGLPRLPGDTIVKRRAWLKENADDIRRALMFEPRGHADMYGGYLTEPVSPNADFGIIFLHNEGYSDHCGHGVIALSTAAVELGWVQRQMPETRIGIDAPCGFIEAFVQWDGEHAGNVRFVNVPSFIWKQDVTVETPSFGKVTGDIAFGGAFYFYTDGEPHGLAIRESSVEELIRFGAEVKAAANQAFPVEHPHIPEINHIYGTIIANAPRHEGSTQANCCVFADREVDRSPTGSGTGGRVAQLYLRGQLRAGETLVNESIIGTVFKGRVLSEATVGDFKAVIPEVEGNAFVCGFANWIIDERDPLAYGFLVR from the coding sequence ATGAAAATTTCCCGCACCATCTCGACCGTCGAAGTTCACACCGGTGGTGAAGCATTTCGTATCGTCACCAGCGGTCTGCCGCGCTTGCCGGGCGATACGATCGTCAAGCGCCGCGCGTGGCTGAAAGAGAACGCCGACGATATCCGTCGTGCGCTGATGTTCGAACCGCGTGGCCACGCCGACATGTACGGCGGCTATCTGACCGAACCGGTCAGTCCGAACGCGGACTTCGGCATCATCTTTCTGCACAACGAGGGCTATAGCGATCATTGCGGACACGGCGTGATCGCGCTTTCGACAGCGGCGGTCGAGTTGGGGTGGGTGCAACGTCAGATGCCGGAGACGCGTATCGGCATCGACGCGCCATGCGGTTTCATCGAAGCGTTCGTGCAATGGGATGGCGAGCATGCGGGTAACGTGCGCTTCGTCAACGTGCCGTCTTTTATCTGGAAGCAGGACGTGACCGTCGAAACGCCGTCGTTCGGCAAGGTGACCGGCGACATCGCGTTTGGTGGCGCGTTCTACTTCTATACCGATGGCGAACCTCATGGGCTTGCGATTCGCGAGTCGTCGGTCGAAGAACTGATCCGTTTTGGCGCGGAAGTGAAGGCCGCCGCGAATCAGGCGTTTCCGGTCGAGCATCCGCATATTCCGGAGATCAACCATATCTACGGCACCATCATTGCCAACGCGCCACGGCATGAAGGCTCGACGCAGGCCAATTGCTGTGTGTTTGCCGATCGCGAGGTGGACCGTTCGCCGACGGGGTCGGGCACCGGTGGACGTGTGGCCCAGCTCTATCTGCGCGGGCAGTTACGCGCAGGCGAGACGTTGGTGAACGAGTCCATCATCGGTACGGTATTCAAGGGACGTGTGCTGAGCGAGGCGACCGTCGGCGACTTCAAGGCGGTCATTCCGGAAGTGGAGGGCAACGCGTTCGTATGTGGTTTCGCCAACTGGATCATCGATGAGCGCGATCCGCTAGCGTACGGTTTTCTGGTGCGATAG
- a CDS encoding SDR family oxidoreductase, giving the protein MRIFLTGATGFIGAALVPELIEAGHRVIGMTRSDAGAQALVAAGAEVHRGTLEDTDSLRSGAAKADAVIHLAFDHDFSRFVDNCEKDKRAIEALGSALAGSDRPLLITSGTGIGSRDDGQPATEDVFNTAHPNPRIGSELAGNALLEAGVNVSVMRLPQVHNPFRQGLITPLIQIARDKGVCAYVGDGLNRWPAGHLSDVVSLYRLAIEKAERGARYHAVGEEGVSAREIAEALGRGLKMPTVSITRDEAQAHFGWMALFTALDMPASSEQTRARLGWQPNGPTLIADLNEARYV; this is encoded by the coding sequence ATGCGAATTTTTCTGACGGGCGCGACCGGGTTTATCGGCGCGGCTCTGGTGCCTGAACTTATCGAAGCCGGACATCGGGTGATCGGCATGACGCGCTCCGATGCCGGCGCGCAAGCGTTGGTTGCCGCGGGCGCCGAGGTTCATCGCGGCACGCTCGAAGACACCGACAGCCTGCGCAGCGGCGCCGCCAAAGCGGATGCGGTCATACACCTTGCGTTCGATCACGATTTCTCGCGTTTCGTGGACAACTGCGAAAAGGACAAGCGCGCGATCGAGGCACTCGGCTCGGCATTGGCAGGCTCGGATCGCCCGCTTCTGATCACATCCGGCACCGGCATCGGCAGCCGCGATGACGGACAACCGGCCACCGAGGACGTGTTCAACACCGCGCACCCGAACCCGCGTATCGGCTCGGAACTGGCGGGTAACGCGCTGCTGGAGGCGGGCGTCAATGTATCGGTGATGCGCTTGCCGCAAGTCCATAACCCGTTCCGGCAAGGCCTCATCACGCCGCTGATCCAGATTGCGCGCGACAAAGGCGTGTGCGCGTACGTGGGTGATGGTTTGAATCGCTGGCCAGCGGGACATCTGTCGGACGTCGTGAGCTTGTATCGGCTCGCGATCGAGAAAGCTGAACGCGGTGCGCGCTACCACGCGGTCGGCGAAGAAGGCGTCAGCGCGCGTGAGATCGCCGAGGCGCTGGGGCGCGGATTGAAAATGCCGACCGTGTCGATCACGCGCGACGAAGCGCAGGCGCACTTCGGATGGATGGCGCTGTTTACCGCGCTCGATATGCCGGCGTCGAGTGAGCAGACGCGGGCACGTTTGGGGTGGCAACCTAATGGCCCCACGCTCATCGCCGACCTGAACGAAGCGCGCTATGTTTAG
- a CDS encoding helix-turn-helix transcriptional regulator has translation MSTAQTLGDFLRSRRTRLDPASFGFAGRRRTPGLRREEVAQRANISSTWYTWLEQGRGGAPSAEVLERICAALMLTDTEREHLFMLGLGRPPEVRYRSIDGVNPRLQRVLDSLDASPSIIKTATWDVVAWNRAAVVVLTDYGALPPGQRNILRFLFGDPAARAKQHDWESVARFVVGTFRADVARAGLASEVGELVDDLCRTSPDFERMWRDNQVFSHGEGEHIKRLLHPTLGTIEMEYSLFAVDGRPDLGMIVYMPLDVRIAERIRSAVAA, from the coding sequence GTGAGCACCGCCCAAACCCTCGGGGACTTTCTGCGCAGCCGCCGCACGCGGCTCGATCCGGCGAGCTTCGGTTTTGCGGGGCGCCGCCGCACGCCTGGACTGCGCCGCGAGGAAGTGGCGCAGCGCGCGAACATCAGTTCGACGTGGTACACGTGGCTCGAACAGGGGCGCGGCGGCGCGCCGTCCGCGGAGGTGCTGGAGCGCATCTGCGCGGCGCTGATGTTGACGGATACCGAGCGTGAACATCTGTTCATGCTGGGTCTCGGGCGGCCGCCGGAAGTGCGCTACAGATCGATCGACGGCGTGAATCCCCGCTTGCAGCGCGTGCTCGATTCGCTCGACGCCAGTCCATCGATCATCAAGACCGCGACATGGGATGTCGTCGCGTGGAATCGCGCGGCGGTCGTCGTGCTGACCGACTACGGCGCGTTGCCGCCGGGTCAGCGCAACATCCTGCGCTTCCTGTTCGGCGACCCCGCGGCGCGTGCAAAACAGCACGACTGGGAGAGTGTCGCGCGCTTTGTCGTCGGCACGTTTCGCGCGGACGTGGCACGCGCGGGGCTCGCGTCGGAAGTGGGGGAACTGGTGGACGATTTGTGCCGCACCAGCCCCGACTTCGAGCGCATGTGGCGCGACAACCAGGTATTCAGTCATGGCGAAGGCGAGCACATCAAGCGCCTGTTGCATCCCACGCTAGGGACGATCGAGATGGAGTATTCGCTGTTCGCCGTGGATGGTCGGCCGGACCTCGGCATGATCGTTTATATGCCGCTCGATGTGCGGATTGCGGAGCGTATTCGTAGTGCCGTTGCGGCGTAG
- a CDS encoding cache domain-containing protein yields the protein MNGKALFTGILLLAGSFCAVSPAFSQSSPPTSETARQTEALVDKAAALIDSKGKAAFPEFKIKDSEWRHGDTYLFVYDMKENVLLNPAFPAREGTNVRGQTDPTGKRFHDAMVQAAETKGSGWVDYMFLRPGQTQLSHKWTYVKAVTIDGVPGLVGSGFYSE from the coding sequence ATGAACGGCAAAGCCCTCTTTACCGGCATTCTGTTACTGGCCGGATCATTCTGCGCGGTGTCGCCCGCGTTTTCCCAATCATCGCCGCCCACCTCCGAAACAGCCAGACAAACCGAAGCACTGGTCGACAAGGCCGCGGCGTTGATCGACAGCAAGGGCAAGGCGGCGTTTCCCGAGTTCAAAATCAAGGATAGCGAGTGGCGCCACGGCGACACCTATCTGTTCGTTTACGACATGAAGGAAAACGTATTGTTGAACCCGGCTTTCCCAGCCCGGGAAGGGACCAATGTTCGCGGTCAAACGGACCCGACAGGCAAGCGGTTTCATGACGCGATGGTCCAGGCCGCCGAAACGAAGGGATCGGGTTGGGTCGACTACATGTTCCTCAGACCGGGGCAGACGCAGCTATCGCATAAGTGGACCTACGTGAAGGCAGTCACGATCGATGGCGTTCCAGGCCTGGTGGGTTCGGGGTTCTATTCGGAGTAG
- a CDS encoding SRPBCC family protein, giving the protein MTEPGIIQLTRFIPHPPAKVWTALTDPAIHARWWAAGDVRAVVGHRFSLDMGPWGLQPCEVIAVEPERLLSYSFAPGTLDTTITWRLAAEGDGTRLSLEHRGFDLDSPLGKTAFHGMGSGWPGVISRLEEVVAS; this is encoded by the coding sequence ATGACCGAACCCGGCATTATCCAGCTCACCCGCTTTATCCCTCATCCGCCGGCGAAGGTCTGGACGGCCCTCACGGACCCCGCCATTCACGCGCGATGGTGGGCCGCCGGCGACGTGCGCGCGGTCGTCGGGCATCGCTTTAGCCTGGACATGGGGCCATGGGGCTTGCAGCCGTGCGAAGTTATCGCCGTCGAACCCGAACGGCTGCTGTCGTACTCTTTCGCGCCCGGCACACTGGATACGACGATCACCTGGCGGCTCGCCGCCGAAGGCGACGGTACGCGTCTGTCGCTCGAGCATCGGGGCTTCGATCTCGACTCCCCGCTGGGCAAGACCGCATTTCACGGCATGGGCAGCGGGTGGCCTGGCGTCATCAGCCGGCTTGAGGAAGTGGTGGCTTCGTAA